The proteins below come from a single Azospirillum sp. B510 genomic window:
- a CDS encoding non-ribosomal peptide synthetase, with product MSLLGRLFSSNANRFGGRDAIIYKDQRLSYTDLDVRVRAMRAELSRYGFSRGEILPILATRCVDYVAVVLACSAMEIAYVPIDPVNPDDRISAMVDMLGCSHILSLGEARIPQLPAIAVLILDDNGSLLAVNATERRSVTQSAGGGLDLAIMFTSGTTGTPKGVRITHEGVNNLVASVGTWLPEGGGRFVHHSSIGFDAALFELWVPLLTGGSVVLNASPFDADTLTEVVSRSGCDTLLLTTSLFHLVVAHRPEMLHAVGTLFVGGETMKPAHAARALELHPALTLINGYGPTENTVFSTLHVVRPDDLASGAPLPIGRPLGHVIARVMGDDLTELPSGHAGELWLGGRNLSPGYLDPEKSREAFVQHNGSRFYRTGDIVLQDERGLLHYQGRADAQVKVKGYRVEIDEIERLLTTMAAVAQCAVLASSMNDIETRLICFIVVDQGHAAPDITTIQSFLSRSLPHYMIPSQVEIVPTLPFTVNGKLDRRSLLAGLTAGSPSILTSQSPDPLAARVMTTFGDILGRGRLSPDDSIYALGGSSLSVVVAQAMLDAAFEIRSDLKRLMLLHTVGQWIDFYRLAIRDAQKPTKSGMS from the coding sequence ATGTCTCTATTGGGAAGATTGTTCTCCTCCAATGCGAATAGATTTGGGGGACGGGATGCCATAATCTACAAAGATCAACGTCTCAGCTATACAGATCTGGACGTCCGCGTCCGTGCAATGCGCGCCGAACTTTCTCGGTATGGCTTTTCCCGAGGCGAAATTTTACCAATCTTGGCGACACGCTGTGTGGATTATGTGGCGGTCGTCTTGGCCTGTAGCGCCATGGAGATCGCTTATGTCCCCATCGACCCCGTCAACCCGGACGACCGGATCAGCGCGATGGTGGACATGCTTGGCTGTTCTCACATCTTGTCGCTTGGCGAGGCGCGGATTCCGCAGCTGCCGGCGATCGCGGTCCTCATCCTCGATGATAACGGTAGCCTGCTGGCCGTCAATGCCACGGAGCGCCGCAGCGTCACCCAGTCCGCCGGGGGGGGCTTGGATCTTGCGATCATGTTCACCTCAGGCACGACAGGCACGCCCAAAGGCGTACGGATCACGCACGAAGGGGTGAACAACCTCGTCGCATCCGTCGGCACATGGCTTCCCGAAGGTGGCGGCAGGTTCGTGCATCACTCGTCGATCGGCTTTGATGCGGCGCTGTTCGAATTGTGGGTACCACTCTTGACGGGCGGTAGCGTCGTTCTCAACGCCTCGCCGTTCGACGCCGATACGTTGACGGAGGTCGTATCGCGATCGGGTTGCGACACGCTGCTCCTCACCACGTCGCTTTTCCATCTCGTCGTCGCCCATCGACCCGAGATGTTGCACGCCGTCGGCACGTTGTTCGTGGGAGGCGAAACCATGAAGCCGGCGCATGCCGCGCGCGCCCTGGAACTCCATCCCGCATTGACGCTCATAAATGGTTATGGGCCGACGGAAAATACCGTGTTCTCGACCCTGCATGTCGTACGGCCGGACGACCTCGCGTCGGGCGCGCCACTGCCGATCGGCCGCCCGCTTGGCCATGTGATCGCAAGGGTGATGGGAGATGATCTGACGGAACTTCCCTCCGGCCATGCTGGCGAATTGTGGCTGGGAGGACGGAATCTGTCCCCAGGCTATCTTGACCCCGAAAAGAGCCGTGAAGCGTTCGTGCAGCACAACGGCAGCCGGTTCTACCGGACCGGCGACATCGTGCTGCAGGATGAACGTGGCCTGCTCCATTACCAGGGCCGCGCCGATGCGCAGGTCAAGGTCAAGGGCTATCGCGTCGAGATCGACGAGATCGAACGGCTGCTGACGACCATGGCGGCCGTTGCGCAATGTGCAGTGCTGGCCAGTTCGATGAACGACATCGAAACCCGGCTCATTTGCTTCATTGTTGTTGACCAAGGCCATGCGGCCCCTGACATCACGACGATCCAGAGCTTCTTAAGCCGCAGCTTGCCGCATTACATGATCCCCTCACAGGTGGAGATCGTGCCGACGTTGCCGTTTACAGTGAACGGAAAGCTCGACAGACGAAGTCTTCTCGCCGGGCTGACCGCCGGATCACCGTCGATCTTGACATCGCAATCGCCTGATCCTCTTGCCGCTCGGGTCATGACGACCTTTGGCGATATTCTTGGGCGTGGCCGGCTGAGCCCCGATGACAGCATCTACGCGCTTGGCGGTTCATCCTTGAGCGTCGTCGTCGCTCAAGCAATGCTCGACGCCGCATTTGAAATTCGTTCCGACCTGAAGCGGTTGATGCTTTTGCACACCGTTGGGCAATGGATTGATTTCTATCGACTTGCGATCAGAGACGCCCAGAAACCGACAAAATCAGGGATGTCATGA
- a CDS encoding class I adenylate-forming enzyme family protein, whose product MMEHTGFGQLRVQPFLDSLHAVDHPERKAARLDEVASQLSDCGIGPGVPVLVVLPNGIAFAEIVFGLLTIGAVPVLLPSAAPASRVTRIANVIGADVIAAASLSTGLASEVTEVHRIGDGIRIARIARSGGRMYEAGQIILLTSGTSGIFSGCLFNADALLTNARRHAAAIGQRPGDTILINLPTYYSYAFVAQLLATCAIGGRAVIDGPPFTPSNYRSILADHAISLSSVTPVMVESWRRDGAVKLPPSLRCLTVGGAALNPASVGDILRHNPALELYLTYGLTECGPRVATLAAHNEPATRHASVGLPLPGVTVALDRADPLDDEGELIVQTETAMIGTVGRQGAAPVPLADGRRLIATRDIFTIDQDGYLYFRRRRSTVALIRGEKVDIPSVCRQTEQIAGVIRAEAWVQKGADGDDSFTLDVYCRDGSLTAGDIRRQLARVLLRGEQPTSLVLHHGIDPGWRKTEAVPEGKQ is encoded by the coding sequence ATGATGGAACATACCGGCTTCGGCCAGTTGCGCGTCCAGCCGTTCCTGGACAGTCTGCACGCTGTCGACCATCCCGAACGCAAGGCTGCGCGGTTGGACGAGGTCGCGTCGCAGCTGTCCGATTGCGGCATCGGCCCCGGGGTGCCGGTTCTGGTCGTTCTGCCGAACGGCATCGCCTTCGCGGAGATCGTGTTCGGCCTTTTGACCATAGGCGCCGTTCCGGTGCTGTTGCCGTCCGCCGCGCCCGCCTCGCGCGTCACGCGGATCGCCAATGTGATCGGGGCCGATGTCATCGCGGCGGCGTCCCTGTCGACAGGCCTGGCCTCGGAGGTGACGGAAGTCCATCGCATCGGCGACGGGATCCGGATCGCGCGGATCGCCCGGTCGGGCGGACGGATGTACGAAGCCGGCCAGATCATTCTTCTAACCTCCGGCACGAGCGGCATTTTCAGCGGATGCCTCTTCAATGCCGATGCGTTGCTGACGAACGCCCGGCGCCATGCGGCGGCGATCGGTCAGCGGCCCGGCGATACGATACTGATCAACCTGCCGACCTATTACTCCTACGCATTCGTGGCGCAGCTTCTCGCAACCTGTGCGATTGGTGGGCGGGCGGTGATCGACGGACCGCCATTCACGCCGTCGAATTACCGATCCATTTTGGCCGACCACGCGATCAGCCTGTCGTCGGTCACGCCGGTCATGGTCGAGTCCTGGCGCCGGGACGGAGCCGTGAAACTCCCACCATCCCTGCGCTGCCTGACGGTCGGAGGCGCGGCATTGAACCCGGCGTCGGTCGGCGACATCCTTCGACACAATCCCGCCCTGGAACTCTACCTGACTTACGGCCTCACCGAATGCGGTCCGCGGGTGGCGACGCTGGCGGCTCACAACGAACCGGCGACACGACATGCGTCGGTGGGCTTGCCGCTGCCCGGCGTCACCGTCGCCCTGGATCGGGCAGATCCGTTGGACGACGAAGGGGAACTGATCGTCCAGACCGAGACGGCGATGATCGGCACCGTCGGCCGGCAGGGCGCCGCCCCGGTCCCGCTCGCCGATGGCCGGCGGCTGATCGCGACCCGCGACATCTTCACGATCGACCAGGACGGTTATCTCTACTTCAGACGACGCCGGTCGACCGTGGCGCTCATTCGCGGCGAGAAGGTCGACATCCCCTCCGTCTGCCGTCAGACCGAGCAGATCGCGGGCGTCATCCGAGCCGAAGCGTGGGTCCAGAAGGGCGCGGACGGCGACGACAGCTTCACGCTCGACGTCTATTGCCGAGACGGCTCGCTGACTGCCGGAGATATCCGCCGTCAGCTTGCCCGGGTGCTGCTGCGCGGGGAGCAGCCGACCAGCCTGGTCCTTCATCATGGGATCGATCCCGGCTGGCGCAAAACCGAAGCCGTGCCGGAGGGGAAGCAATGA
- a CDS encoding VOC family protein: MTEQVFRSIDHVAYATRDAARAAAFYEALGFEKIVDAQPIEAFGVHITKLRSPVGEIVELVEPFRDNSVVSRLLLDVEACLYHVAFRVDDMTLAGQALRAQGALTITEPMDIPYPATPAHRTMKASHMYHPSIGLFEITG; this comes from the coding sequence ATGACAGAACAGGTCTTTCGGTCGATCGATCACGTCGCGTACGCCACGCGCGACGCGGCGCGGGCCGCGGCATTCTACGAGGCGCTCGGGTTCGAGAAGATCGTGGATGCGCAACCGATCGAGGCGTTCGGCGTCCATATCACCAAGCTGCGTTCACCGGTCGGCGAGATCGTGGAACTGGTCGAACCCTTCCGGGACAACAGCGTCGTCAGCCGGCTGCTGCTCGATGTGGAGGCATGCCTGTACCATGTGGCGTTCAGGGTCGATGACATGACGCTGGCTGGGCAGGCCCTGCGCGCGCAGGGGGCGTTGACGATCACCGAACCCATGGACATTCCATATCCGGCGACGCCGGCCCATCGGACGATGAAGGCGTCGCACATGTATCATCCGTCCATCGGCCTGTTCGAGATCACCGGGTGA
- a CDS encoding chlorinating enzyme, with product MSQENFSLTDEEKKKFDEDGYIGPFTLYQPDEVAEMYGKVRPQLFDRTHAPYDAPPEVAITNYDRHLDIDALTRHVFRKEIVHRVRSILGPDVICWRTEFIPKYPGDAGTDWHQADTFGHGSGKPQLLWPENEEFGGAINVWTGITDATEANGCMQFIPGSHRTMNYDESLGMDYDPAAYKGRIKGGHLRGFLGYDYTDLQKDKNWSPDEKAAVPITMKAGQFVIFRSMLMHASLPNTTQDKMRLGLVARYVPGRVRVYPDTDFVKEFGGEYSLDKFGVVQVAGTYTHETNRVTSRSLSGMDMAPLVSL from the coding sequence ATGTCGCAGGAAAATTTTTCTCTGACAGATGAAGAAAAGAAGAAATTCGACGAGGATGGGTACATAGGACCCTTCACGCTTTATCAGCCGGATGAAGTGGCGGAGATGTATGGTAAGGTCAGGCCGCAGCTTTTCGATCGCACCCATGCGCCATATGACGCCCCTCCGGAAGTCGCGATCACGAATTACGATCGTCATCTCGATATCGACGCGCTGACGCGGCATGTGTTCCGCAAGGAAATCGTCCATCGGGTGCGCAGCATTCTTGGGCCGGACGTCATATGCTGGCGAACCGAATTCATCCCGAAATATCCAGGTGACGCGGGGACCGACTGGCATCAGGCGGATACGTTCGGTCACGGGTCGGGAAAACCGCAGTTGCTCTGGCCCGAGAACGAGGAGTTCGGCGGCGCGATCAACGTCTGGACCGGCATCACCGACGCGACCGAGGCCAACGGCTGCATGCAGTTCATCCCAGGGTCGCACCGGACGATGAATTACGACGAGTCCCTCGGTATGGACTATGATCCGGCGGCGTATAAGGGGCGGATCAAGGGCGGCCACCTGCGCGGCTTCCTGGGTTACGACTACACGGACCTCCAGAAGGACAAGAATTGGAGCCCCGACGAAAAGGCGGCGGTTCCAATCACAATGAAGGCTGGGCAGTTCGTCATTTTCCGCTCGATGCTCATGCATGCATCGCTCCCCAACACCACACAGGACAAGATGCGGCTGGGCCTGGTCGCCCGTTACGTGCCTGGGCGCGTGCGCGTCTATCCCGATACCGACTTCGTCAAGGAGTTCGGTGGGGAGTACAGCCTCGACAAGTTCGGCGTCGTTCAGGTCGCCGGAACCTATACCCACGAAACGAACCGGGTCACGAGCCGCAGTCTGAGCGGAATGGACATGGCGCCACTGGTCAGCCTGTGA
- a CDS encoding 3-hydroxyacyl-ACP dehydratase FabZ family protein gives MTGASETRNPGDRTMGFTELKTWLRHTHPMVYLDRVLDYEPGEFLTTLMAVSGQTEAISGHFPERAVFPASHLIQAIAQSAIILFQLSTARLADDEITLVGSVKARFTKIVVPGDVVVFDSRVDSLRDDFLRFSCRATVDGKPVGSLKGSLVRQKVADLGEQLW, from the coding sequence ATGACCGGGGCAAGCGAGACCCGCAACCCCGGCGACCGGACCATGGGCTTCACCGAACTCAAGACCTGGTTGAGGCACACCCATCCGATGGTCTATCTGGACCGGGTGCTTGATTACGAACCGGGTGAATTCCTGACGACGCTGATGGCGGTATCAGGTCAGACCGAGGCGATTTCCGGGCATTTCCCGGAGCGGGCGGTCTTCCCCGCAAGCCACCTTATTCAAGCGATCGCCCAATCGGCCATTATTCTCTTTCAGCTGTCCACCGCGCGTCTGGCGGATGACGAGATCACGCTGGTCGGGTCGGTCAAGGCGCGTTTCACAAAGATCGTCGTGCCGGGCGACGTCGTCGTCTTTGACAGCAGGGTCGATTCCCTGCGTGACGACTTCCTGCGCTTTTCGTGCCGCGCAACGGTGGACGGCAAGCCGGTCGGCTCGCTCAAAGGCTCCCTGGTGCGTCAGAAGGTCGCCGATCTGGGCGAGCAGCTCTGGTAA
- a CDS encoding acyl carrier protein: MDVENTLKTILIDELFVDLPRSEIGLDDGLRDKLALDSLGFSELRAQCEFEFDIKISNQDFVPENFTSLRTLMALIARLRDVPADGRAAK; this comes from the coding sequence ATGGACGTGGAAAACACACTAAAGACAATTCTTATCGACGAACTCTTCGTGGACCTTCCACGTTCCGAAATCGGACTTGACGACGGTCTGCGCGACAAACTGGCGCTCGATTCCCTGGGGTTCAGCGAGTTGCGCGCACAGTGCGAATTCGAGTTCGACATAAAGATATCCAATCAGGATTTCGTACCGGAAAATTTCACATCGCTCCGCACCCTGATGGCGCTCATCGCGCGGTTGCGTGATGTCCCGGCGGACGGAAGGGCGGCGAAATGA
- a CDS encoding nitroreductase — translation MSDHDLDTLLRTRRSVRAFLNRPVPDQLVRECLDLAQTAPSNCNAQPWRVHLASGEARDRLAMALGRAFDAQENETIEHPMEVFTGEYHDLQVACAIGMYDKMGIKRADRVARRRAHARNFAFFDAPHAAIVCMDKSFGVGAALDIGIWVQTFLLALTSRGIQSCTQASIRSYPHILRDVLNIPAELTPLCAIAFGYEDPSNPINTLKTARNGLDGNITMAT, via the coding sequence ATGAGCGATCACGATCTCGACACACTTTTGCGCACACGGCGTTCGGTGCGCGCCTTCCTCAACCGTCCGGTCCCGGACCAGCTTGTGCGCGAATGCCTTGACCTCGCGCAGACCGCTCCGAGCAACTGCAATGCACAGCCATGGCGTGTCCATCTCGCTTCGGGTGAGGCGCGGGATCGGCTTGCGATGGCGCTCGGAAGAGCGTTCGACGCCCAGGAGAACGAGACGATCGAACATCCGATGGAGGTGTTCACCGGCGAATATCATGATCTGCAGGTCGCCTGCGCGATCGGAATGTACGATAAAATGGGAATCAAGCGCGCCGATCGCGTGGCTCGACGTCGGGCCCATGCCCGGAACTTCGCATTCTTCGATGCGCCGCATGCCGCGATTGTCTGCATGGACAAATCCTTCGGCGTGGGTGCCGCGCTTGATATCGGCATCTGGGTTCAGACCTTTCTCCTGGCCCTTACGTCTCGGGGAATACAGAGCTGCACGCAAGCTTCGATAAGATCATACCCGCACATCCTTCGAGACGTATTGAACATCCCAGCCGAGCTTACGCCGCTATGCGCAATAGCATTCGGCTACGAGGATCCATCAAATCCGATCAATACTTTAAAAACGGCAAGAAACGGGCTCGATGGCAACATAACCATGGCAACATAA
- a CDS encoding beta-ketoacyl-[acyl-carrier-protein] synthase family protein, with translation MTGADTAAWVTGMAWSTCLGDDVAAVWAALTDGASGIVEHLSDLPLRSMLAARITEPDQGGSPAMRQVALTADTARRALDDAGLDASDNRLRAVFGTSYGANLDDPDATSLSDWSAAAAAGLTLAHPPLTTATACSAGSDALLVGLALLRSGAAEICLCGGADVLTPGKRLGHSTIGTMSGDGLFAFDQRRSGTVLGEGAAMVVLETVRSARARGARPRGVLAGAGSSSDAMSATAPDPSGRNVILAVERALDSAGLTADAVGLINAHGSGTPVNDDVEACAYTEFFARVPVRPLVFATKGAFGHTLGATGAIEAVATLLALDRGEVPPIHGLASPLPALGLPVARSRSACPDGAALSVTLGFGGFNTCLVFQVAGSRAA, from the coding sequence ATGACTGGCGCCGACACGGCCGCCTGGGTGACCGGGATGGCATGGAGCACCTGTTTGGGTGACGATGTCGCGGCGGTGTGGGCCGCGCTGACGGATGGTGCCAGCGGCATCGTCGAGCATCTTTCGGATCTACCGCTTCGCAGCATGCTCGCGGCACGGATCACCGAGCCGGACCAGGGCGGTTCGCCGGCGATGCGCCAGGTCGCCTTGACGGCGGACACGGCACGCCGCGCACTTGATGATGCGGGACTTGATGCGTCGGACAACCGTCTGAGAGCCGTGTTCGGCACGAGCTACGGGGCTAATCTGGATGATCCCGACGCGACATCGCTGTCGGATTGGTCGGCCGCCGCCGCGGCCGGGCTGACGCTCGCCCACCCTCCCCTGACGACCGCAACGGCATGCTCGGCGGGGTCCGACGCGCTGCTGGTCGGCCTGGCTCTGCTTCGCAGCGGCGCCGCCGAGATCTGCCTGTGCGGCGGCGCGGACGTCCTGACGCCGGGCAAGCGATTGGGCCATTCGACGATTGGAACGATGTCGGGCGACGGGCTCTTCGCATTCGATCAACGGCGGAGCGGAACCGTATTGGGTGAGGGCGCGGCGATGGTCGTTCTGGAGACCGTCCGGTCGGCAAGGGCGAGGGGCGCACGGCCGCGAGGCGTCCTGGCCGGCGCGGGATCGTCGAGCGACGCCATGAGCGCCACGGCGCCCGACCCGAGCGGACGCAATGTGATCCTGGCCGTGGAGCGGGCGCTGGACAGCGCTGGGCTGACGGCGGACGCGGTGGGCCTCATCAATGCGCACGGCTCCGGAACCCCGGTGAACGATGATGTCGAGGCATGCGCCTACACGGAATTCTTCGCGCGGGTCCCTGTCCGGCCTCTCGTTTTCGCGACCAAGGGCGCATTCGGCCACACACTGGGAGCGACCGGCGCGATCGAGGCGGTCGCGACCTTGCTGGCGTTGGATCGGGGGGAAGTGCCGCCGATCCACGGGCTCGCCTCGCCGTTGCCCGCCCTCGGCCTGCCCGTGGCGCGATCACGCTCGGCCTGTCCGGACGGTGCGGCGCTCAGCGTGACGCTGGGCTTCGGTGGCTTCAACACCTGCCTGGTTTTCCAGGTCGCCGGATCGCGTGCCGCATGA
- a CDS encoding thioesterase II family protein gives MTVLDQHPPGKWIRPLTRGGEAATGRMLVCFPYGGGSAYAFHELAENLAGIIDVWALKMPGREERCAEPAPTTVGEIVEATIADLLRLDRPCVFYGHSFGAGLALDIAHVLESRGHALPERLILSGRMPPHRKYSSLLINLSDGELWDYIREQSVIDLPPDYTSPFATMAIERVRADLDLNAQLTYASMKALPVPIDIINGRDDPLIEVAALDEWKGYSSSAFSNNVLPGGHFFFRSAPDPYHALFHNILKAAA, from the coding sequence ATGACAGTGCTCGACCAACACCCGCCCGGCAAGTGGATCAGGCCGCTGACACGCGGCGGGGAGGCGGCGACCGGCCGGATGCTCGTCTGCTTCCCTTATGGTGGAGGGTCCGCCTATGCCTTCCATGAGCTTGCCGAAAACCTCGCGGGCATCATCGATGTCTGGGCGCTGAAGATGCCGGGCCGCGAGGAACGCTGCGCGGAACCGGCGCCGACCACCGTGGGGGAGATCGTCGAGGCCACGATCGCCGATCTTCTGCGTCTGGATCGACCCTGCGTTTTCTACGGCCACAGCTTCGGCGCGGGTCTTGCGCTGGACATCGCCCATGTATTGGAAAGCCGTGGCCATGCGTTGCCCGAACGCCTGATCCTGTCCGGGCGGATGCCCCCGCACCGCAAATACTCGTCGCTGCTCATCAACTTGTCCGATGGCGAACTCTGGGACTACATTCGCGAACAGAGCGTGATCGACCTGCCGCCGGACTACACGTCGCCATTCGCGACGATGGCGATCGAGCGTGTCCGGGCCGATCTTGATCTCAATGCCCAGCTGACCTACGCGTCGATGAAGGCCCTCCCGGTGCCGATCGACATCATCAATGGTCGCGACGACCCGCTCATCGAAGTCGCGGCCTTGGACGAATGGAAAGGCTACTCGTCATCGGCCTTTTCCAACAACGTCCTGCCAGGTGGACATTTCTTCTTCCGCTCGGCGCCCGACCCGTATCACGCGCTGTTTCACAACATCCTGAAGGCGGCGGCATGA